DNA from Actinomyces sp. oral taxon 897:
TGCTGGACCGCCACGGGCGCACGGTGCGTGACCTGCGTCTGTCGGTCACCGACCGCTGCAACCTGCGCTGCACCTACTGCATGCCGGCCCAGGGCCTGGACTGGCTGCCCACACCTGAGCTGCTCACCACCGCGGAGATCGCCCGCCTGGCGCGCCTGGCCGTCACCCGCATGGGGGTGGAGCGGATCCGGCTGACCGGCGGCGAGCCCCTCATGCGCCGCGACCTGGAGGAGATAGTCCGCACCCTCGCTCCCCTGCGCACCACTGCCGGGCACCCCGTGGACCTGGGGCTGACCACCAACGGCCTGGGCCTGGACAGGCGGGCACCCGCCCTGCGCGCCGCAGGGCTCCGACGTGTCAACGTCTCCATCGACACCCTCGACCCGGACGCCTACGCCGCCCTGACCCGCCGGGACCGCCTGCCCGACGTGCTGGCCGGTGCGGCCGGGGCGCAGGCGGCGGGCCTGTGCCCGGTCAAGGTCAACGCCGTCGCCCAGCCCGGGCTGACCCACCACGCCCCCGACCTGCTGCGTGAGTGCCTGCGCCGGGGGTGGCAGCTGCGTTTTATCGAGCACATGCCCCTGGGGCCGCGCCAGACCTGGAGCCCGGGGTCTGTGGTCACCGCCGAGCAGATCCTGGACGTCCTGCGCGGAGCCGGGTTCACCCTGACCCCGGCGGGCCGCCCCGACCGCCGTCCCGCCGCCCTGTGGCACGTGGCCGCCGGGACGGACCACCCCGCCGGGAGCGTGGGTGTCATCGCCTCGGTCTCCCAGCCCTTCTGCGCCGACTGCGACCGCACCCGTGTCACCGCCGACGGCCGCCTCATGACCTGCCTGTTCTCCCCCACGGAGACCGACCTGCGGTCCCTGCTGCGCGGCGGGGCCAGCGACGAGGACCTTATCGGGGCCTGGCGCCAGGCCACCTGGACCAAGCCCCTGGCGCACGGCTCGGACACGCCCGCCCGCACGCCCGACGGCTTTGAGCGCCCCGGGCGGACCATGAGCGCCATCGGCGGCTGAGGCGGGCAGGTCCGGGCGGGCCAGGCGCGGAGTTGCACATTCTTTTTACAATCGGCGATTAATGAAGCGCGAGATCACGCGGATCATGTCAGCGGTCCGGGGTCTAAAACAAGGATGAATGTGCAACGCGGGCACCGTTGCACATTCATCTTGTCCTGGGCCCCGTACCCGGGGGACAAAACGTTGGAATGACGCCAACGCCTCGTCACCGCCCCCAAGATGAATGTGCAACGCCGCCTGTTTGTGGCCGGTCAGGGGCGGGGGCGTGGACGGTCCGAGCGTGTGGCTGGCGTGCTGCCCCCGTGTGGCCGGTCATGGGAGGCAGGGGCGTCGGGGTCGAGGGTCGCTCCCCTGGCCGGCCTGGGAGGCCGCGCCGCGGAGGCTCCGGGTAGCCTCGTCCCCGTCTACTGCACCCACCAGCCCGGGAGAGACGTGAACGCCATTGAGATCCGCTACTTCGCCGCCGCCGCCGAGGCCGCTGGCACCACCCACGAGCACCTGGAGGTGGCACCGGGTACCACCCTGGCGGCCCTGCGCGAGGCGCTGGCCGGGCGCGGGACCCAGATGGCGCGCGTCATCGGGCTGTCGAGCTACCTGGTGAACTCCCTGAGCGCGCCCGCCGACGGCCTGCAGGAGCTCGCCGACGGCGACCGGGTCGACGTGCTGCCACCCTTCGCCGGAGGCTGAGGCGCCGGTCACCCGGTGCGTCCAGGGGGCGCCGGTGGGGTGCGTGAGCCCCCGGGTCCTGGCCTCCGGTCACCCGGTGCGTCCGAAAAGCCGCACTGCTGGCCCTCCACCGGAGGCCTCGCTACCGGCCCTAACCAGAGGCCGAGCTGCCGCTCTTTACCGGAGGCTGAGGTCGGCAGAGCGCCCCGTCACGCTCTCAAGGACCAGGGCGGGACGTCCTAGTCACCTACCGCCCCGCTCGTCTGCCCCGCCGGAGGCACTCGGCTCAGGCCATATTGGACCACTCGGCCGTGCCGTCGGCGAAGAGCTGGTGCTTCCACACGGGCAGGCGCGCCTTGACCTGCTCCACCAGGGCGCTGGCCGCCGCGAAGGCCTCCGCCCGGTGGTCAGCGCTCACGGCCACCGCCAGGGCGGTATCCCCCACGACCAGGTCACCGACCCGGTGGACCACGCCCAGGGCCCGCAGGCCCGGGTGCGCGGCGACGTCGGCAGCGACCTGGGTCATGACGTCGGCGGCCACTGGGTGGGCGCTGTAGGTAATGCCCTTCACTCCCCGTCCGTCGTCGTGGTCACGTACCACGCCCTCGAAGGTAACCACGGCCCCGGCGGCCGCACAGGAGACCTGACGAGCCAGTTCCGTGGCGCTGACCGGCCGCATCGTCACCCCCGAGCACACAATGACCGCGCCGGATTTGCCCACGCTGGCCGCGCCAGATCCGTCGGCGGTAGCTGCAGAAGCACCATCGGCCTCCCCGGCCGTGGGCGGCCGGGACCAGGGTGCGGGGTCGGTGACGGGCATGCTGGGGCCTCTCTGGGGTACCGGCCGAGGACGCTCCGTAGCCTGCCACCAGGCGCGTCCCGGCGCCACCAGGTGGCATAAAGAGCTCGATCGCCCGGCCGGTCGGGCCAGCTTAGGCGCGTCCCGGCGCCACCGGGCGGCACGAAGAGCTCAATCGCCCGGCGGTTGGCCAGCTTAGGCGCGTCCTGGCGCTACCGGGCGGCATGATAGGCCCTGTACCGCCGTCGAACCGACCCACCCAGGGAGGCCCCATGTCACCGCTGACACCTGTCGAGGACCACCTGCGCACGGTCCTGTCCGCCCTGGAGCCCCTGGCCCCGGTGACCCTGCCCCTGGCCCGGGCCCACGGCACCGTGCTGGCCCAGGACGTCCGGGCGCTGCTGGCCGTGCCGCCGTGGACCAACTCCGCCATGGACGGCTACGCGCTGCGCCGGCAGGACCTGGGCGGCGCGGCCCCCGTGGTCCTGCCCGTGTCCCAGGACGTCCCCGCCGGCAGCGTCCCCACCCCCCTGGAGCCAGGCACGGCCGCCCGCATTATGACCGGCGCGACCCTGCCAGCCGGCGCCGACACCGTGGTCAGGGTCGAGGACACCGACCAGGAGCCCGGCCCCCGGCCCCTGCCCGACCAGGTGACGGTGCGCGTCCTGCCCCAGGCGGGCGCCAACGTCCGGCACGCCGGGGAGGACACGGTCTGCGGGGCCCCCGTCCTGGGGCGGGGCACGCTCCTGGGGGCCCGTGAGCTGGCCGCCCTGGCCTCCACCGGTCACGGGACGGTCCTGGTGCGCCCCCGGCCGCGCGTCGCCGTGGTGTCCACCGGCGCCGAGCTGAGTGAGCCGGGACAGCCCCTGGCGCCGGGCCACGTCCCCGACTCCAACAGCCTCCTGCTGGCGGGCCTGCTGACGGAGGTGGGGGCGCACTGCGCCGGGACGTGGCGCGCCGCTGACACCTCCGCCTCCCTGGCCGAGGTCCTGCTCCAGGCAGCCGCCGACGCGGACCTGGTGGTGACCTCCGGCGGCGTCTCCGCCGGGGCCTTCGACCCCCTGACCATGCTGGCCGCCCAGCACCAGGAGCCTGCCGGGGCCGCCACGGACGGGCAGTCCGCCCGGGTCCACCTCACCTTCGCCAGCCTCGCCATGCAGCCGGGCAAGCCCCAGGCCCACGGGTACATTGACGTCAGGGGACGCCGGGTCCCGCTCCTGGCCCTGCCGGGCAAC
Protein-coding regions in this window:
- the moaA gene encoding GTP 3',8-cyclase MoaA: MRPVPAVRQPVAPTAQGPAAPVRTLPAPPQRAPSVRGPVAPLLDRHGRTVRDLRLSVTDRCNLRCTYCMPAQGLDWLPTPELLTTAEIARLARLAVTRMGVERIRLTGGEPLMRRDLEEIVRTLAPLRTTAGHPVDLGLTTNGLGLDRRAPALRAAGLRRVNVSIDTLDPDAYAALTRRDRLPDVLAGAAGAQAAGLCPVKVNAVAQPGLTHHAPDLLRECLRRGWQLRFIEHMPLGPRQTWSPGSVVTAEQILDVLRGAGFTLTPAGRPDRRPAALWHVAAGTDHPAGSVGVIASVSQPFCADCDRTRVTADGRLMTCLFSPTETDLRSLLRGGASDEDLIGAWRQATWTKPLAHGSDTPARTPDGFERPGRTMSAIGG
- a CDS encoding MoaD/ThiS family protein, giving the protein MNAIEIRYFAAAAEAAGTTHEHLEVAPGTTLAALREALAGRGTQMARVIGLSSYLVNSLSAPADGLQELADGDRVDVLPPFAGG
- a CDS encoding molybdenum cofactor biosynthesis protein MoaE, with protein sequence MPVTDPAPWSRPPTAGEADGASAATADGSGAASVGKSGAVIVCSGVTMRPVSATELARQVSCAAAGAVVTFEGVVRDHDDGRGVKGITYSAHPVAADVMTQVAADVAAHPGLRALGVVHRVGDLVVGDTALAVAVSADHRAEAFAAASALVEQVKARLPVWKHQLFADGTAEWSNMA
- a CDS encoding molybdopterin molybdotransferase MoeA produces the protein MSPLTPVEDHLRTVLSALEPLAPVTLPLARAHGTVLAQDVRALLAVPPWTNSAMDGYALRRQDLGGAAPVVLPVSQDVPAGSVPTPLEPGTAARIMTGATLPAGADTVVRVEDTDQEPGPRPLPDQVTVRVLPQAGANVRHAGEDTVCGAPVLGRGTLLGARELAALASTGHGTVLVRPRPRVAVVSTGAELSEPGQPLAPGHVPDSNSLLLAGLLTEVGAHCAGTWRAADTSASLAEVLLQAAADADLVVTSGGVSAGAFDPLTMLAAQHQEPAGAATDGQSARVHLTFASLAMQPGKPQAHGYIDVRGRRVPLLALPGNPVSVLVSFTSLVRPALARLAGLQPLTPAVLPGYARAASAWSSPVGRRQHVPVRLVPAPAGHPGQEDTWVAPTHRLGSGSHLVASLPQAQALAVVDEDVPAVELGQPLRLLPLPAPARP